One region of Flavobacterium sp. KACC 22763 genomic DNA includes:
- the fabG gene encoding 3-oxoacyl-[acyl-carrier-protein] reductase: protein MKLLEGKVAIITGASRGIGKGIAEVFAKHGANVAFTYSSSAASAEALEAELNSLGVKAKGYQSNAADFNEAQTFVDAVLADFGTVDILINNAGITKDNLLMRMSEADFDQVIDVNLKSVFNMTKAIQKTFLKQRAGSIINISSVVGVSGNAGQTNYAASKAGAIGFTKSVALELGSRNIRCNAIAPGFIETEMTAKLSEDVVKGWREGIPLKRGGTPEDVANACLFLASDMSGYITGQVLNVCGGMLT from the coding sequence ATGAAATTACTAGAAGGAAAAGTTGCAATTATTACTGGTGCAAGCCGTGGAATTGGAAAAGGAATTGCTGAAGTTTTTGCTAAACATGGAGCAAACGTTGCTTTTACATACAGCTCATCTGCAGCATCTGCAGAAGCTTTAGAAGCAGAATTAAATAGTTTAGGAGTTAAAGCAAAAGGATACCAATCTAACGCAGCAGATTTTAACGAAGCTCAAACCTTTGTTGATGCTGTTTTAGCAGATTTTGGAACTGTAGATATCTTAATCAACAATGCCGGAATTACAAAAGACAACCTATTAATGCGTATGTCTGAGGCAGATTTTGACCAAGTAATTGATGTAAACTTGAAGTCGGTTTTTAATATGACAAAAGCGATTCAGAAAACTTTCTTGAAACAAAGAGCAGGATCTATCATTAATATTAGTTCTGTTGTTGGAGTTTCTGGAAACGCAGGTCAAACAAACTACGCAGCTTCTAAAGCTGGTGCAATCGGATTTACTAAATCTGTAGCTCTTGAGTTAGGTTCTCGTAACATTCGTTGCAATGCAATTGCTCCAGGTTTTATCGAAACTGAAATGACTGCAAAATTAAGCGAAGATGTAGTAAAAGGATGGAGAGAAGGTATTCCGTTGAAACGCGGAGGAACTCCTGAAGATGTAGCAAATGCTTGTTTATTCCTTGCTTCTGACATGAGCGGATACATTACAGGACAAGTTCTTAATGTTTGCGGAGGAATGCTTACTTAA